Below is a genomic region from Terriglobales bacterium.
CCTGGGGGACGGCACTCCGTAACACGGTCTTACTTCGTTGGGACTAGCTCACTGGGATTAAGGCGGTCATGCTACGCTTGGCCTGTCGCTCCGCCGATACGCCAAAAGTAGTAGTCGAGCCTAGGTTTTTGCCTTAGTCCGGTGGGCGCACCGTAGCATCCGCGGGAGCGGGACGGCAGATTACGGAAGGCCCTCCTCCGAGGGCCGCACGTACAACGTTCAGCCGGGTTTGCGTGTCCAATCACTCACGCTGTCCGGCCGAGTAGTATTTAGTATTCCGAGTGCGAGGAGGGCGGAATGTCGCCACAACCCCAAAGAGGGACTCAACCAGGCATGACGCCGGAAGTGAACAAGCAGCTCCGTACCCTCGCCCACGACCTCTCCAACGCCATCGAGACCATCATGCAGGCCAGCTACCTGCTCCAGCAGTCCAAGCTCGACGACGTCAGCAAGCGCTGGGCCGACATGATCGACACCGCCGTCCGCGATTCCGCCCGCATCAACCGCGAGATCCGCGAAGTCCTCCGCGCCCACGCCCCGCAGCAGTAGCTCGCTTTTGGCTCTTGGCTCTTGGCTCCAGGAGTCTTAGCCAAGAGCGTTCCTCTATCATGGCGAGGACGCCATGACCCCCAAAGAAGCAGCCACCTTGATCGTGCGCACGCTGCGCGACCGCGGCCACCAGGCGTGGCTGGTGGGCGGCTGTGTGCGCGATCTCGTCCTCGGCCGCGAGCCTACCGACTACGACGTCGCCACCGGCGCCACGCCCCAGCAGGTCATGGCCATCTTCCCCAAGACTTTTGCGGTGGGAGTGCAGTTCGGCGTCGTGCTGGTTCCGTTCGAGGGCCTCGCGGCCGACGACCGAGGGCCGACGACTCACGACGCCTTCTTCAACGTCGAGGTCGCCACCTTCCGCTCCGACGTCGGCTACTCCGACGGCCGCCATCCCGATGCGGTGGTGTACGCCAAGACCGCTGAAGAGGATGTGCAGCGCCGCGACTTCACCATCAACGGCCTGCTCATGGACCCGCTGTCGGGCGAGGTGCTCGACTTCGTCGGCGGCCGTGCCGACCTCGAGCGCAAGCTCATCCGTACCATCGGCGAGCCCGACCGGCGCTTTGCCGAGGACAAGCTGCGGATGCTGCGCGCGGTGCGCTTTGCCGCGCGCTTCGGCTACCGCATCGACGACGCCACCTTCGCCGCCATCCGCCGCCTGGCCCCGCACATCCACCAGGTCAGCCACGAGCGCATCCGCGACGAGATCGTGAAGATGTTGACGGAGGGCGCGGCCCGCCGCGCCTTCGAGCTGCTCGACCACACCGGACTACTCCACCAGGTGCTGCCGGAGGTCGAACGGATGAAAGGTGTGCAGCAGCCGCCGCAGTTCCACCCGGAGGGCGACGTCTGGGTCCACACACTCCTTATCCTCGAGAAACTGCAGGCTGGATGCTCGCCGGCGCTCGCGCTCGGTGCCCTGCTGCACGACGTCGGAAAGCCGCCCACCTTCCGCGTCGCTCCCGACCGCATCCGCTTCGACGGCCATGTAGAGGTCGGCGAGCGCATGGCGCAGCAGATCGCTCAGCGGCTCCGCCTCTCCCATGCCGACACCGAGCACGTCTGCGCCCTGGTCGCCAACCACCTGCGCTTCGCCGACGCGCCCCGCATGAAAGCCTCGACGCTCAAGCGCTTCTTCCGCCTCCCACAGTTCGAGGAGCACCTGGAGCTGCACCGCATGGACTGCCTGTCGAGCCATGGCGACCTTTCCTTGTACGAATTCGTCAAGCAGAAGCTGGCCGAGACGCCGCCGGAAGAGATCCGCCCCCAGCCGCTCATCACCGGCCGCGACCTCATCGCTTTGGGTCACCGCCCCGGCCCGGAGTTCAAGCGCATGCTGCAGGCCGCCGAAGACGCCCAGCTCGAAGGTCGCTTCGCCTCCAGGCAGGACGCGCTCGAGTTCGTGCAGCGCGAGTTCCCTGTCCAGGACTAGCGGAAGAACCAGTACGCGACGGCCGCGGCCATCAGCACCAGCACTACCAGGACCGCGTCCGTGATCCTCGAACGTGTTACGGGGGAGCCGATCTGTCGTGTGACCGGCATCGTGCACTTCCTCTGCCGCCGGCCACCGCATCTCGCGAACTGCCCGCCGTTCAGTGGCCGGCTCGAAACGCTGCGCATCATGCGCCCGTTCCGGGAAAGGAGCAAGATTACGCCGGTAACACACCCTAACTCCTTTGCAATGTGCGCAACAGCCACCTTCTGCTCAGCACCTTGGTGCGACCTTTGTGTCCTTTGTGGTGCGCTTTTCCATCCGATTTCGCGTGACACGCGGCCCGCCTGCCGATTACCGTTCTTCCACCCCCTTTCATCCCCTTTCACAGGAGACACCATGCGCACGCGTCTCTTCCTCCTCGCTCTGTTCTGCTTCGCCACCACGCTGCTGTGGGGCCAGGCTGCTCTCGCCCCCGGCGCCGCCAAGGGCACCTTTGTCGCCGGCGGCAAGACCGTCCAGATGCGCCACGTCTACGCCCTCATCAAGCCCGACACCTTCGATGAGACCAAGGACACGCTCTTCCTGTTCTTCACCGACGTCCCGGTGACCGACGAGATGCTGCAGGAAGAATTCGGCCTCTCGCAATCGTTCCGCGACGGCAAGCTCACCGCCATCGAGATGCGCCTCGACGAGAACAAGAGCCCGCGCGGCGGCCAGCTCTATCACTCCGGACTGGAAGACCCGCTCTCCGTCTCCGGCATCGGCAAGCTCGACCTGAAATATTTCGACGGCAAGCGCATCACCGGCCGCCTCTACAGCGGGCCGGAAGAGAGCTTCGGCAAGTCGTGGGAGTTCAACATCGATTTCTCCGCCAACATCCAGCCGAAACCCGCGCCCCTCCCCGAGAAGCTGCTGCCGCTCGATAGCCCGCCGGCCCGGCTCGCCCTCGCCTTCGTGAAGGCCGCGCGCGCCGGCGACAAGGCCGGACTGAAGAAGCTCATCACCCCCGACATGGCCGCCGACCTCGACGGGCCGCAGGGCGCCGAGATCATGAAGTTCCTCAAGGAGGCCTACCCGCTCACCATGAAGCTCACCAAGGTCGTGCAGAAGGGTGACGACAAGGCCGAGATCGTCTTCAGCGAGAAGTCCCAGGGCTCGAGCACGACCACCACCATGAAGGCGGCGCTCATCGACGGCGGCTGGATCCTGACCAAGTAAGCGCTGCGGTAGCCGGCGACTCGCCCGCGCTACGAGGAAGTCTGTGGGTAGGCGCCGGCGACTCGCCGGCGCTACCCGGGTGTAGAATCGCTGCTCCCATGGAACGAGCCGCCACCGGGCTGAAGAAGATCGTCGCCGAAGCGCTCAGCAAGGCGCCGCCGGAAGAGGCCGCCGTGCTGGCGTGGCCACTGGTCTGCGGCACCGCCGTCGCCGACAAGACGCGCGCCCTGCGACTCGAGGCCGGCGTCCTCCAGGTCCAGGTGCCCGACGCCGGCTGGCGCAACCAGCTCAACGGCTTCGCCCTCCACTATCTCGAGGCCCTGAATCGCATCGCCGGCGGCAAGGTCGAGCGCCTCGAGTTCGTCCTCGCCGGCCGCAAGCAGAACGAACGCGCCGAACAGGCGTGATTTTTCCTCCCCGGCAGCTACTCACGCCGCATCTAAGTCCTCATACGGCTTGGGACCGCGATTGCATCTCCTGGAAATAGTTCTGTTTTTTCAACAAGATAGCGCCGGACATGTCCCCGCGTTACTTGCACCCCCTGGCCGAATGGACGACAATCGCGCCCTGCTGAGGAGGAAGTATGCGGAAGATCTGGATCACCGTGCTGGCGCTCGCCGTGACGTTCTCGCTCTCCGGCGCAGCCTTCGCGAAGGGCAATAACAAGGGCGGCGGCCAAGGCGGCGGCAAGGGCAAGAACACGGCCACCGAGCACGGCAAGAACAACCACGACGACGGCGACGACGACCACGGCAAGGGCAAGGGGAAAGACAGGGACCGGGGCGGCCATCACTCCGGCAGCGGCTCGTCCGCGCAGGGTCCCGATCAGCGCCCGCACGGCTGGGACCAGGGCAAGAAGACCGGCTGGGGCGACTGCGACCTGCCTCCCGGCCTCGCCAAGAAGCAGGGCTGCAACAGCACGCAGGTCTCGCGTCACCATGACCGCGACGGCCGTCGTCACACCACCACCACGACGCGCCGCACCACCACGCAGCGCACCTACGGCGTGACCGCCCAGCGGCCCACCACGCAGAACCCGCGCGGCGGCATCATCCTGCAAAAGGGTCAGACGACCACCGCCAAGACCACCACCACTCCCAAGACCACGACGCGCAGCGCGCCGCGCACGAGAACGGCTCGGACCGACACCAGGGTCGCCCCCATCAAGGAGTGATCTTTCCGCTGCAGCAAACGGCCCTCGCCGCAAGGCGAGGGCTTTTTCTTGGAGCGCCGCTCGACGGAGCGCCGGCTTCAGCCGGCAGGGCTGGCGGCTTCCGCCGCCGGCTCAGGAGATCTCTTCCCAATACCGCTCCCCGGCGCACGCCCGGCACAGCGTCTTGCCCTCGCGCCGCACCTCGCGCCGGAAGTTGATGCCTTCCCCGCAAGCCTGGCACACGATCCGCTCGCCCTTGTATCCGGGAAACTCCTCCGGCGGCAGCGCCACCTTCACCCAGCGCACCTCGAACAGGTCGGCGTCCGCCAGCTCACGGTAGGCGAGCATCTGCTGCCGGTTCTTGTCGTCGAGCTCCGGATGCGCCTGCCGCGCCAGCTCCTTCGAGGATTCCTTCGCCGCGATGCGCACGGCCCGTCCGCTCTGCACGTCCACGAACGTCGCCGCGACCTTGCCCCAGTCGCGGAACTTCAGCGCGCGCTTCCCCAGCCGGCACCCGGTCACGACCGCCACCGCGTCGGTGGCGCAGCGGTCGATCTCCACGAACGTCACCAGCCGCTTGCGGTCCTTGCCGCGCGGCTCCTCGATGCCCAGCTTTGCCAGCCCCAGCATCGCCATGCGCACGCCCAGCACCTGCCCGGCGCACAGGTGCCCGTGCGCCCGCTCCGCTTCCCCGAGATAGTGATCGAACGACTCCATGTTCCCCCGTAGCGCGGGCGTCCCGCCGGCGCTCACTCGTTATCCGGCTCCGGCGTCTCGCTCTCCGGCGCCAGCTCCACCCACCGCCCCTTCACCGCGAACGTGACCTGCGCCTTGCCCGCCGGCTCGAACGTCACGCGCACCGGCGCACGCTGCCACTTCGGCGGCGCGCACTCGGAATCCGGCAGCGGGTCGCCTTTCGCCGCGCCCAGCAGCTTGCGCATCAGCGGCTTCTTCTGCCCGAGCTGCACCACCACGGCGTACACCTTCTCCGCGTCGCCCGAGAGCCCGCAATACGCCGCGTAGTCGCGGAACCAGCTCGTCGTCGAGTAGTACGGATCGAAGTCGGGCAGGTCGAGCCGCGCCACGCGCCCGCTGGCCTTGTCCACCAGCAACCACCCGCCGCGCTGCCACTTCCAGTTCGGGACCTTCTTCTCGTCTTCCGGCAGCACGTCGTTCACGCGGAAGGCACGCCGCACCACGAAGCTCTGTTCGGTGACGTCGTGCGTCTCGCCCGTGGTGAACTCCTTCAGCTTGCCGTCGACGTAGAGGCCGCGCACCGTCATCGGCTGCACCTGGTCCTCCGCCGGCCCCACGAACAGCTTCACGTTGAGCGGCTTGCCGAACGCGACGTTGTGCGTCTTCGCGAAGGCCGGGACGGCCAGCAGCAACAGTAGTAGTGGCAGGATTGCGCGGCGCATTCCAAGAGTGTAGCCCCTACTTCCCCATGGGTCATCCTGAGGAGCCCGCCGCGGCGGGCGAGCGAGCGGTTTCTTCAGCGAGCGAGTAGCGACGAAGGACCTTGGTTGTTGCCGCGACTCACCAAGATGCTTCGTCGCCGATACCCCGCCTGGTGAATGCGGCGGGGCCCCTCGGCTCCTCAGCAGGACCCTTCCCTTGGGAGCTCAGGCGCCTCTCAGCGCGAGTTTCTCCGCCAGCGCCAGCAGACGGTCGCGATGCTCCGCCTCAGCGTGCTGCGCGCCCCGCAGCACCTCGTAGTACAGGTTCTGGACCCGCCACAGGTTCACCTCGAACGGCAACTCGCGCGCCAGTCCGACCGCCGCGTCGAGCCGCGCCGCCGACTCGGCGTCCTCCGGCGCTTCGCGCAGCCGCTCCGCCATCCGCTCCAGGTTCTGCTGCAGCTCGAAGCCGAGCCCCGCGCCGTCGAGCCGCGCCTGCTCCCGCTGCGCCACCTTGAGCAGCGTCCGGATGCGCTCCAGGTCGAGCCGCTCTTCCGCGAAGGCGCGCTTCAGTTGCGAGTTCAGCACGAACTCCCCGGTCCCGCGCAGCACCTCCGGCAGCGGCTGCCCCAGGTCGGAGAGAAAGCGCAGCAGCGGCGCGTGGTGCTCGTAGAGCTGCCGCAGGCTGGCCTCGGCTTCTTGCAGGGTGTTGTCGAGGATGAGCCCGATGATCTTGCGCTGCTCGTCGCGGAACAGCGACCGCAGCGAATACGCCACGCCCGAGAAGTGCTTGTCGAGGATGCGCAGCGCCTGCGGCAGGTCCGCGCCCAGGAACGCGTCGCGCGCCTCCGCCAGCATCGCGCCATACGCCTTCTCGCCGTGGAACGGCCGCACCGCCGCGCTCAGGTTGTGGTCGCCGAAGTGCAGCACCCCGAAGCTGAACGTGCCCGAATCGCGCGTGATGCGCGAGGTGATCTGCGCCCGCCCCACCGCCAGCCGCGCCTTGCCGAATTCGAAGCTGTGGTAGTCCTCGGGCGCGACGTCGTAGCAGTAGATCGAGGTCCGCTCGCCATAGCGCTCGAACAGCGAGCTGATCGCGTAGTGCGCCGCCACCTTCTCCAGGTCCACCGCCGCCGGCTTCACGTATCTCTCGTAGATGCGCGCGCCGTCGCCGTGCTCCGCCAGGTTGCTCTTCGCCACCGCCAGCCGCTCCACGAACTGCTTCTCCAGGTTCGGATCGCGGAACAGCTTCTGCGCCAGCTGCACCGCGCGCCCGGCGTACTCGATGACCTGCACCGTCTCGATCCCCGACAACTCGTCAAAGAACCACCCGCAGCTGGTGTACATCAGCATCGCGTGGCGTTGCAGCTCCAGCAGCTCCAGCGCGCGCACGCGCTCCCGCGGCCGCAGCTCGCGCGCGCCGTGCTCGGCGAAGAAGCGGTCGAGCGACTCGTCCGACCGGTCGAGCACCACCGTGATGTACTCGTCGCGCGCCGCCCACGGGTCGCGCAACAGCGCGCGCGCGTCCTTCTCGTAGGGCGCCGCGATCTCGTCGCGCAGCCAGTCCAGCGCCTGCCGCAGCGGCCCGCGCCACTCCTGGCTCCAGTCCCCGCGCCCGCCGGTGTTGCAGCCGCAGTCCGCCCGCCAGCGCTCCACCCCGTGCGCGCAGCTCCACGAGCTGTTCGCGACGATCTCCGCTTCCCACTGCGGCGGATGCTCCGCCAGGAACTGCGCATAGTTCGTCAGCTTCGCGGCCTGCGCGCTCTCGATGTGGTGGAGCGCGAAGCTGAGCGCCATCTCGCCGTACTTGTGGTGATGCCCATAGGTCTCGCCGTCGGTGGCGATGTGCAGCAGTTGCGGCCAGGAACGCTCCTCGCTCAGGCCGCCCAGCAGCCGCTCGGCAAAGCGATGCCCGCTCGCCAGCAGGCCCTCGAACGCCACGCTCTGCGCGATCGGTCCGTCATAGAAGAACAACGCGATGGACTTTCCGTTCGGCAGCTTCGCGCGGTACGCGCGCGAGGGATCTACGCCGCCGCCGTTCGCGTCCTGCCACTCGCTGCTGCCGATGGGACGCACCCGCGCCGCCTGCCGCGGCGCCAGCACCGTGAACTGGATCCCCAGGTCCGCCAGCACCTCCAGCGTCTCGGTGTCCACGGCGCACTCCGGCAGCCACATGCCTTGCGGGTCCCGCCCGAAGCGGTGCTGGAAATCCCGGATGCCCCACAGCGCCTGCGTGACCTTGTCGCGCTTGGTGGCGAGCGGCAGGATCATGTGGTTGTACGCCTGCGCCAGTGCCGAGCCGTGCCCGCCGAAGCGCTCCGCGCTCAGCCGGTCGGCCTCGAGCACGGCCCGGTACGTGTCCGGCGCGAAAGCCTCCAGCCACGAGAGCAGCGTCGGCCCGAAGTTGAAGCTGATGCGCGAGTAGTTGTTCAGGATCGCGACGATCCGCTCGTCCGGATCAAGGATGCGCGAAGTCGCGTTCGGCGCGTAGCACTCCGCTGTGATGCGCTCGTTCCAGTCGTGGTAGGGATACGCCGAGTCCTGCAGCTCGATGGCTTCCAGCCACGGGTTCTCGCGTGGCGGCTGATAGAAATGGCAGTGGACGCAGACGTACCGTTCCATAGGCGGGCCCCTACTTGGATTCCCGCCGCGCCCTTATCGTTGTGTGACGCGCTCGATTACGCCGCTTCCTTCGCGTACTTCGTCGGGTCTTCCTGGAAGCGCTGCTTGCAGATTGGGCTGCAGAAGAGGTAGGTCTTCTCGTTGTACTGCAGCTTCTGGTCCTGTTCGAGATCGGTTTCGTCGACTTCCATCTTGCAGACTGGATCTACCGCCATGGTGCGCCTCCGAGCTGGGGATTTCTCCTCGGATGACTGCCAGCATACGCCTGTTGCTCCGCGAGCAGCAGCTCCCGATTTCCTCCAACCTCCTCTTCGCCTTCGCATCACACCATGAGACCCCACAAGAACGAGGAGGCAGTCATGACCGCAAGACCGCTGGCCGGACTCCGCGTCGCCATCCTGGCGACCGACGGCTTCGAGGAATCCGAACTCACCCAGCCGCGCCAGGCGCTCGACCAGGCCGGCGCCCAGACCTTCGTCGTCGCCCCGCACCCGGGCGAGATCTACGGCATGAAGCATCACGACAAAGCCGGCCGCGTGAAGGTGGACCGCACCCTCGCCGACGCCGATCCCAACGACTTCGACGCCGTCCTGCTTCCCGGCGGCGCGCTCAACGCCGACGCCCTCCGCGTCGAGGAAAAAGCCCAGCAGTTCATCACCGACATCGAGAACGCGGAGAAGCCCATCGCCGTCATCTGCCACGGGCCCTGGCTGCTCGTCTCCGCCGACCTCGTCCACCAGCACCTGCTCACCAGCTGGCCCTCGGTCCGCGACGACATCGCCAACGCCGGCGGCCGCTGGGAAGACCGCGAGGTCCTGCGCGACGGCAACTGGGTCTCCAGCCGCAAGCCCGACGACCTTCCCGTCTTCAACCACGAGATGCTCCGCCTGTTCGCCGAGTACCGCGATTCCCAGATCAACCGCGGCGAGCGCCGCTTCGAGGACGTGGCCTGACCGCCGCCGGTTCCCCGCTGACTCTTCGCCTCTAACCCATGGGAAGTGCTACACTTGCGCTTCCCTATGGGTCTGCCGCCCCTGAATCCGCCGCAGTACGCCGCCGTGCCCCCGCCGCCGCCGCGGCCGCCCATGCCGCCGCAGCCC
It encodes:
- a CDS encoding CCA tRNA nucleotidyltransferase; protein product: MTPKEAATLIVRTLRDRGHQAWLVGGCVRDLVLGREPTDYDVATGATPQQVMAIFPKTFAVGVQFGVVLVPFEGLAADDRGPTTHDAFFNVEVATFRSDVGYSDGRHPDAVVYAKTAEEDVQRRDFTINGLLMDPLSGEVLDFVGGRADLERKLIRTIGEPDRRFAEDKLRMLRAVRFAARFGYRIDDATFAAIRRLAPHIHQVSHERIRDEIVKMLTEGAARRAFELLDHTGLLHQVLPEVERMKGVQQPPQFHPEGDVWVHTLLILEKLQAGCSPALALGALLHDVGKPPTFRVAPDRIRFDGHVEVGERMAQQIAQRLRLSHADTEHVCALVANHLRFADAPRMKASTLKRFFRLPQFEEHLELHRMDCLSSHGDLSLYEFVKQKLAETPPEEIRPQPLITGRDLIALGHRPGPEFKRMLQAAEDAQLEGRFASRQDALEFVQREFPVQD
- a CDS encoding DUF721 domain-containing protein; amino-acid sequence: MERAATGLKKIVAEALSKAPPEEAAVLAWPLVCGTAVADKTRALRLEAGVLQVQVPDAGWRNQLNGFALHYLEALNRIAGGKVERLEFVLAGRKQNERAEQA
- a CDS encoding FmdE family protein — translated: MSAGGTPALRGNMESFDHYLGEAERAHGHLCAGQVLGVRMAMLGLAKLGIEEPRGKDRKRLVTFVEIDRCATDAVAVVTGCRLGKRALKFRDWGKVAATFVDVQSGRAVRIAAKESSKELARQAHPELDDKNRQQMLAYRELADADLFEVRWVKVALPPEEFPGYKGERIVCQACGEGINFRREVRREGKTLCRACAGERYWEEIS
- a CDS encoding DUF3536 domain-containing protein, coding for MERYVCVHCHFYQPPRENPWLEAIELQDSAYPYHDWNERITAECYAPNATSRILDPDERIVAILNNYSRISFNFGPTLLSWLEAFAPDTYRAVLEADRLSAERFGGHGSALAQAYNHMILPLATKRDKVTQALWGIRDFQHRFGRDPQGMWLPECAVDTETLEVLADLGIQFTVLAPRQAARVRPIGSSEWQDANGGGVDPSRAYRAKLPNGKSIALFFYDGPIAQSVAFEGLLASGHRFAERLLGGLSEERSWPQLLHIATDGETYGHHHKYGEMALSFALHHIESAQAAKLTNYAQFLAEHPPQWEAEIVANSSWSCAHGVERWRADCGCNTGGRGDWSQEWRGPLRQALDWLRDEIAAPYEKDARALLRDPWAARDEYITVVLDRSDESLDRFFAEHGARELRPRERVRALELLELQRHAMLMYTSCGWFFDELSGIETVQVIEYAGRAVQLAQKLFRDPNLEKQFVERLAVAKSNLAEHGDGARIYERYVKPAAVDLEKVAAHYAISSLFERYGERTSIYCYDVAPEDYHSFEFGKARLAVGRAQITSRITRDSGTFSFGVLHFGDHNLSAAVRPFHGEKAYGAMLAEARDAFLGADLPQALRILDKHFSGVAYSLRSLFRDEQRKIIGLILDNTLQEAEASLRQLYEHHAPLLRFLSDLGQPLPEVLRGTGEFVLNSQLKRAFAEERLDLERIRTLLKVAQREQARLDGAGLGFELQQNLERMAERLREAPEDAESAARLDAAVGLARELPFEVNLWRVQNLYYEVLRGAQHAEAEHRDRLLALAEKLALRGA
- a CDS encoding YHS domain-containing protein — protein: MAVDPVCKMEVDETDLEQDQKLQYNEKTYLFCSPICKQRFQEDPTKYAKEAA
- a CDS encoding type 1 glutamine amidotransferase domain-containing protein is translated as MTARPLAGLRVAILATDGFEESELTQPRQALDQAGAQTFVVAPHPGEIYGMKHHDKAGRVKVDRTLADADPNDFDAVLLPGGALNADALRVEEKAQQFITDIENAEKPIAVICHGPWLLVSADLVHQHLLTSWPSVRDDIANAGGRWEDREVLRDGNWVSSRKPDDLPVFNHEMLRLFAEYRDSQINRGERRFEDVA